One genomic region from Phycisphaeraceae bacterium encodes:
- a CDS encoding M20/M25/M40 family metallo-hydrolase: MSGSQAIAWLEANEKHCLSRLMDWLRIPSISTDPAYKTDVARAAAWAAEHLAASGLAVEIIQTGDPVGTGHPIVLASTPGHPDYRGPHILFYGHYDVQPVDPVNLWHNPPFEPVLETTQGHERIVARGACDDKGQVSTFLEALRAWKEAIGKVAGGVKLTVLLEGEEESGSVNLDRFVHQHHDRLSKCDVCVISDTGMLARGKPAITYGVRGLSYTEVILHGPDQDLHSGLWGGRAPNPNNELVKVLAQLWDSCRKVTIPGFYDRVRPVEQAEREAWKNLGVDVAASLRSIGLPPQADIGEKGYTAIEREWARPTAEINGIVGGYTGKGAKTVIPSFASAKVSFRLVADQDPREITASFFRWLDERTPPGCRWEKIDHSGGNPATCATDSKPLIAARRAMEKAAGIAPAMIKSGGSIPVAGLLKGELGIETIFMGFGLEDDRVHSPNEKFEIDCWRLGARSHAMLLDELSALR, from the coding sequence ATGTCAGGATCGCAAGCCATCGCGTGGCTCGAAGCGAACGAGAAGCATTGTCTCTCACGACTCATGGATTGGCTTCGCATCCCCAGCATCTCCACCGACCCCGCCTACAAAACCGATGTCGCTCGCGCCGCCGCCTGGGCAGCCGAGCACCTCGCTGCCAGTGGCCTGGCTGTCGAAATCATCCAGACCGGAGACCCCGTCGGCACCGGACACCCCATCGTCCTCGCCAGCACCCCCGGCCACCCCGACTACCGCGGGCCTCACATTCTCTTCTATGGCCACTACGACGTTCAACCCGTCGATCCCGTCAACCTCTGGCACAACCCACCATTTGAACCCGTCCTCGAAACCACCCAAGGCCACGAACGCATCGTCGCCCGCGGCGCCTGCGATGACAAGGGACAAGTCTCCACCTTCCTCGAAGCACTCCGCGCATGGAAGGAAGCAATCGGCAAAGTCGCGGGCGGCGTCAAACTCACCGTCCTCCTCGAAGGCGAAGAAGAATCCGGATCCGTCAATCTCGATCGCTTCGTTCATCAACACCATGATCGCCTCAGCAAGTGCGATGTCTGCGTCATCTCCGATACCGGAATGCTCGCCCGCGGCAAGCCCGCCATCACCTATGGCGTCCGGGGCCTGTCTTACACCGAAGTCATCCTGCACGGGCCCGATCAGGACCTTCACTCCGGCCTCTGGGGCGGACGCGCACCCAACCCCAATAACGAACTCGTCAAAGTCCTCGCTCAACTCTGGGATTCCTGTCGCAAGGTCACCATCCCCGGCTTTTACGACCGCGTGCGCCCGGTCGAGCAGGCCGAGCGCGAAGCATGGAAGAATCTCGGCGTCGATGTCGCAGCCAGTTTGCGATCCATCGGCCTGCCGCCCCAGGCCGACATCGGCGAGAAGGGATATACCGCGATCGAACGCGAATGGGCAAGACCCACCGCCGAGATCAACGGCATCGTCGGCGGCTACACCGGCAAAGGCGCCAAGACCGTCATCCCGAGTTTCGCTTCGGCCAAGGTCAGTTTCCGTCTCGTCGCCGATCAGGACCCGCGCGAAATCACCGCGTCATTTTTCCGGTGGCTCGACGAGCGCACGCCGCCCGGGTGCCGATGGGAGAAAATCGACCACAGCGGCGGCAACCCCGCCACTTGCGCGACCGATTCCAAGCCGCTCATTGCTGCACGCCGTGCAATGGAAAAAGCGGCAGGCATCGCGCCGGCCATGATCAAGAGCGGGGGGTCTATCCCGGTCGCCGGGCTGCTCAAAGGCGAGCTCGGCATCGAGACCATCTTCATGGGTTTCGGGCTCGAAGACGATCGAGTCCACTCGCCCAACGAGAAGTTCGAGATCGACTGCTGGCGACTGGGCGCGCGCAGTCACGCGATGCTGCTCGACGAGTTGAGCGCCCTCCGGTGA
- a CDS encoding glutamine--tRNA ligase/YqeY domain fusion protein, which yields MDAPRHFLTEIIDEDIASGKWGPAGDSSVVRTRFPPEPNGYLHVGHAKSICLNYGLAEQYGGRFNLRFDDTNPAAEEDEFVRSIIADVRWLGARWPGMAEDDLRAGVVFASDYFDQMHAWAVELIRKGKAYVDEQPVDTMRAQRGDLTKPGTNSPFRDRPIDESRLRFDEMTRGLHKDGSMVLRAKIDMASPNMNLRDPVMYRIVNTPHHRTGDRWHVYPMYDWAHGLEDSIEGITHSICTLEFENHRPLYDWFIDAINEGRGDGGEHGAKIHHPQQIEFARLNPAYIVTSKRLLRQLVEEGFVRGWDDPRMPTISGLRRRGYTPESIRAFVMGVGVTRFNAVHDIGLMENAVREHLNKVAPRRMAVLRPLKVTITNWPEGHFEELEAINNPEDAGAGTRTVRFGRTLYIEREDFMEDPPKKFFRLGPGREVRLRCGYWIMCHEFVKDDAGEVVELLCTYDPATRGGDSPPPDADGNVRKVKGTLHWVCAEDCVDAEVRLFDRLYRVERPGKASGNHLADLNPGSLVVLNGCKVERGIAEVLPDEPGWTDGIRRFQFERVGYFCLDSDSRAGALVFNRTVTLKDSWAKEQQKD from the coding sequence ATGGACGCACCACGACACTTTCTGACCGAGATCATTGACGAGGACATTGCGAGCGGGAAATGGGGCCCGGCGGGGGATTCGAGCGTGGTTCGGACGCGCTTTCCGCCGGAGCCGAACGGGTATCTGCATGTCGGGCACGCCAAGAGCATCTGCCTGAATTATGGGCTGGCGGAGCAGTATGGCGGGAGGTTCAACCTGCGGTTTGACGACACGAACCCGGCTGCGGAAGAAGACGAGTTTGTGCGGTCGATCATCGCGGATGTGCGGTGGCTTGGGGCGCGGTGGCCGGGGATGGCGGAGGATGATTTGCGGGCGGGTGTGGTGTTTGCGTCGGACTATTTCGATCAGATGCATGCGTGGGCGGTAGAACTGATTCGCAAAGGGAAGGCGTATGTGGACGAGCAGCCTGTGGACACGATGCGCGCTCAGCGCGGCGACCTGACCAAGCCGGGGACGAACAGCCCGTTTCGGGACAGGCCGATTGATGAAAGCCGGTTGCGGTTTGATGAGATGACGCGCGGGTTGCACAAGGATGGTTCGATGGTGCTGCGCGCGAAGATCGACATGGCGAGCCCGAATATGAATTTGCGTGATCCGGTGATGTATCGGATTGTCAATACGCCGCATCATCGGACGGGCGACCGATGGCATGTGTATCCGATGTATGACTGGGCGCACGGGCTTGAGGATTCGATCGAAGGGATTACACATTCGATCTGTACGCTGGAGTTTGAGAATCATCGGCCGCTCTATGACTGGTTCATTGATGCGATCAACGAAGGTCGCGGGGATGGCGGGGAGCACGGCGCGAAGATCCATCATCCGCAGCAGATCGAGTTTGCGAGGCTGAACCCGGCGTACATCGTGACGAGCAAGCGATTGCTGCGGCAGTTGGTTGAGGAGGGGTTTGTGCGCGGGTGGGATGATCCGCGTATGCCGACGATCAGCGGGCTGCGGCGGCGCGGGTATACGCCGGAGTCGATTCGGGCGTTTGTGATGGGCGTTGGTGTGACGCGGTTCAATGCGGTGCATGACATCGGGCTCATGGAAAATGCGGTGCGGGAGCACTTGAACAAGGTTGCGCCGCGGCGGATGGCGGTGCTGCGGCCTTTGAAGGTGACGATCACGAACTGGCCCGAGGGACACTTTGAGGAGTTGGAGGCGATCAACAACCCGGAAGATGCGGGTGCGGGGACGCGGACGGTGCGGTTCGGGCGGACTTTGTACATTGAGCGCGAGGACTTCATGGAGGATCCGCCAAAGAAGTTTTTTCGGCTTGGGCCTGGGCGTGAGGTGCGTCTGCGCTGCGGGTACTGGATCATGTGTCACGAGTTTGTGAAGGATGATGCGGGCGAGGTTGTGGAGTTGCTGTGTACGTATGACCCGGCGACGCGTGGGGGTGACAGCCCGCCGCCGGATGCGGATGGGAATGTGCGCAAGGTGAAGGGGACGCTGCACTGGGTGTGTGCGGAAGATTGCGTTGATGCGGAGGTTCGGCTGTTTGATCGGTTGTATCGTGTGGAGAGGCCGGGCAAAGCGAGCGGGAATCATCTTGCGGATCTGAATCCTGGGTCGTTGGTGGTGCTGAATGGGTGCAAGGTGGAGCGTGGGATTGCGGAAGTGCTGCCCGATGAGCCGGGATGGACCGATGGGATTCGTCGGTTTCAGTTCGAGCGTGTCGGGTATTTCTGTCTGGACAGCGACTCGCGGGCGGGGGCGCTGGTCTTCAATCGGACGGTGACGCTGAAGGATTCGTGGGCAAAGGAACAACAGAAGGATTGA
- a CDS encoding aminotransferase class V-fold PLP-dependent enzyme translates to MSLPMGSPLARHWMLGPDVVFLNNGSFGACPRAVMAARAAVLERSEREPIEFLVNDYWAMMDRSREALGRVVKTAAENIVFLPNATHAVTTILANLRLEAGDELIVNAQEYSACVANFERAAERAGARLVYAQIPFPALDEEEIVEAVVSAASERTRLCLLSHVTSPTAIVMPVAKIVKQLRERGIETLVDGAHAPGYCEVDIDGLGAAYYTANCHKWLCSPRGSAFLAVRKELQATFRPLVLSVFTRKPRTDRSFYNLEFDYVGTQDYSPAICIADAIEHVPSLIDGTWEDVRARNRALALEARDLLCGRLGVEPPVADGMIGSMATIELPEHDEVRQRALLARPTRYHDALQDRLVGVHRVQVPVMSLAGVDGARAKRAFRISCQLYNSLEQYAYLADALVEELRREREMGI, encoded by the coding sequence ATGTCGCTGCCGATGGGCTCGCCGCTGGCGCGGCACTGGATGCTTGGTCCTGATGTGGTGTTTCTGAACAACGGGTCGTTCGGGGCGTGCCCGCGCGCGGTGATGGCTGCGCGGGCGGCGGTGCTGGAGCGGTCGGAGCGCGAGCCGATCGAGTTTCTGGTCAATGACTACTGGGCGATGATGGATCGATCGCGCGAGGCGCTTGGGCGTGTGGTGAAGACTGCGGCTGAAAACATTGTGTTTCTGCCGAACGCGACGCACGCGGTGACGACGATTCTGGCGAACCTTCGGCTGGAGGCGGGCGATGAGTTGATTGTCAATGCGCAGGAGTACTCGGCGTGTGTGGCGAACTTTGAGCGGGCGGCGGAGCGGGCGGGGGCGCGGCTGGTGTATGCACAGATACCGTTTCCGGCGCTGGATGAAGAAGAGATTGTCGAGGCGGTGGTTTCGGCAGCGAGCGAGCGGACGCGATTGTGTCTGTTGAGTCATGTGACGAGCCCGACGGCGATCGTGATGCCGGTGGCGAAGATTGTGAAGCAGTTGCGCGAGCGCGGGATCGAGACGCTCGTGGATGGTGCGCATGCGCCGGGGTATTGCGAGGTTGATATCGATGGACTCGGGGCGGCGTATTACACGGCGAACTGTCACAAGTGGCTGTGTTCGCCACGGGGTTCGGCGTTTCTGGCGGTGCGGAAGGAGTTGCAGGCGACGTTTCGGCCGCTGGTGTTGTCGGTGTTTACGCGCAAGCCTCGGACGGATCGGTCGTTTTACAATCTGGAGTTTGATTATGTTGGAACACAGGATTACTCACCGGCGATCTGCATCGCGGATGCGATTGAGCATGTGCCGAGTCTGATTGATGGGACGTGGGAGGATGTGCGGGCGCGGAACCGGGCGCTTGCGCTTGAAGCACGGGACTTGTTGTGCGGGCGGCTTGGGGTGGAGCCGCCGGTTGCGGATGGGATGATCGGTTCGATGGCGACGATCGAATTGCCGGAGCACGATGAGGTGCGGCAGCGGGCTTTGCTAGCGCGGCCGACTCGATATCACGATGCGTTGCAGGATCGGCTGGTGGGTGTGCACCGGGTGCAGGTGCCGGTGATGTCGCTGGCGGGCGTGGACGGAGCGCGGGCGAAGCGGGCGTTCCGGATCAGTTGCCAGTTGTACAACAGCCTGGAGCAGTATGCGTATCTTGCGGATGCACTGGTTGAGGAACTGAGGCGCGAGCGCGAGATGGGAATCTGA
- the rplI gene encoding 50S ribosomal protein L9: MARNVKLLLVENVDNLGIVGDVVNARLGYARNYLLPRKLATEPSEELLASLQEKRKQAEKQVAELRAHRKDLIKRLEGLEITLARACNDQGHLYGSVSQHDLADALGSLGFPVKPREVRLAQTIKRVDNYEVHIRFDSDLEASITVHVVADRQLEGDREEEMEFDNEGNLIEKKQRRGAKSADKSQG; encoded by the coding sequence ATGGCTCGCAACGTCAAACTGCTTCTGGTCGAAAACGTCGACAACCTCGGCATCGTCGGCGATGTCGTCAACGCCCGTCTCGGCTACGCCCGCAACTACCTCCTCCCCCGCAAACTCGCAACCGAGCCGAGCGAAGAACTTCTTGCCTCACTCCAGGAAAAACGCAAGCAGGCCGAAAAACAGGTCGCTGAACTCCGCGCTCACCGCAAGGATCTCATCAAGCGCCTCGAAGGCCTCGAAATCACCCTCGCCCGCGCATGCAACGATCAGGGCCACCTCTATGGCTCCGTCTCGCAGCACGATCTGGCCGACGCGCTCGGCTCGCTCGGCTTCCCCGTCAAGCCCCGCGAAGTCCGCCTCGCCCAGACCATCAAGCGGGTCGACAACTACGAAGTCCACATCCGCTTCGATTCCGACCTCGAAGCCTCGATCACCGTCCACGTCGTCGCCGACCGTCAACTCGAGGGCGATCGCGAAGAGGAAATGGAATTCGACAACGAGGGCAACCTCATCGAGAAGAAGCAACGCCGGGGCGCAAAATCTGCCGACAAGTCCCAGGGCTGA
- the ssb gene encoding single-stranded DNA-binding protein, with translation MAASLNKVILIGNLTRDIELKHTASNMAVANFGLAMNRRFRAGDGQMRDEVTFVDCEAWGKTAESMSKYLHKGRPVFVEGRLKLDTWEDKNDGSKKSRIRVVVENFQFVDSKGSDGGNEGSSGGGSYASTRSSSGNQDHSDHGSDDDIPF, from the coding sequence ATGGCTGCCAGTCTGAACAAAGTCATCCTGATCGGGAACTTGACCAGAGATATTGAACTCAAGCACACTGCCAGCAACATGGCAGTTGCAAACTTCGGATTGGCTATGAATCGCCGATTCCGAGCCGGCGATGGGCAGATGCGCGACGAAGTTACCTTTGTTGATTGCGAGGCATGGGGAAAGACCGCTGAGAGCATGTCCAAATACTTGCACAAAGGTCGCCCGGTCTTTGTTGAAGGCCGCCTCAAACTCGATACATGGGAAGACAAGAACGACGGCTCAAAGAAGTCCAGAATTCGTGTCGTCGTCGAAAACTTCCAGTTCGTCGATTCCAAGGGCAGCGATGGTGGCAACGAAGGCAGCAGCGGCGGAGGCTCATACGCCTCTACCCGCTCGTCCTCCGGCAATCAGGACCACTCAGATCATGGCTCGGATGACGACATTCCCTTCTGA
- the rpsF gene encoding 30S ribosomal protein S6: protein MPTMTATVYEVMFLIGQGTAANLAGVIDHINHLFERAGADVLAMRKWDERRLAFEIDKQKRGVYILAYVRIPADHVTSFERDCNLSEQIMRVLVLRADHLGEDEIKVHDLRDELAVEARMRSEAAATEGDNAHAGVSLGAPARDDVDLDPDLNDGIDDEDGEDL from the coding sequence ATGCCCACAATGACAGCAACAGTCTATGAAGTCATGTTTCTCATCGGTCAAGGAACAGCCGCGAATCTCGCCGGCGTCATCGATCACATCAACCACCTCTTCGAGCGCGCCGGAGCCGATGTCCTCGCCATGCGCAAGTGGGACGAACGCCGCCTCGCCTTCGAAATCGACAAGCAAAAACGCGGCGTCTACATCCTCGCCTACGTCCGCATTCCCGCCGACCACGTCACCTCCTTCGAACGCGACTGCAACCTCTCGGAGCAGATCATGCGCGTGCTCGTCCTTCGCGCCGACCATCTGGGCGAAGACGAGATCAAGGTTCATGACCTGCGCGATGAACTCGCCGTCGAGGCACGCATGCGCTCCGAAGCCGCAGCCACCGAAGGTGACAACGCTCATGCCGGCGTCTCCCTCGGCGCACCCGCACGCGACGATGTCGACCTCGACCCCGACCTCAACGACGGAATCGACGACGAAGACGGCGAAGACCTCTGA
- the pth gene encoding aminoacyl-tRNA hydrolase produces MKLIVGLGNPGAQYEKTRHNAGFMVVDRLAQKHNPGGMPRARFHAVTLDASIQGQPCLLMKPTTYMNRSGQSVGEAVRFFKLSPADDLLVIVDDVALPVGALRIRASGSAGGHNGLADLDRTLAGENYPRIRVGVGAVPQFMVMADWVLSRFMKEEFQALESALSQSVEAVECAVQHGVQTAMNRYNRKVTSGSDKSQESQ; encoded by the coding sequence GTGAAACTCATCGTCGGACTAGGCAATCCCGGGGCACAGTACGAAAAGACGCGGCACAACGCCGGGTTCATGGTCGTCGATCGCCTCGCCCAGAAGCACAACCCCGGGGGAATGCCGCGCGCCAGGTTTCACGCCGTCACGCTCGATGCCTCAATCCAAGGCCAACCCTGCCTCCTCATGAAGCCGACGACCTACATGAACCGCAGCGGGCAGAGCGTCGGCGAAGCCGTGCGCTTCTTCAAACTCTCCCCAGCAGACGATCTCCTGGTCATCGTCGATGATGTCGCCCTGCCCGTGGGGGCTCTTCGCATCCGGGCCTCAGGTTCTGCCGGGGGGCACAACGGCCTGGCAGACCTCGATCGCACTCTCGCCGGCGAAAACTACCCCCGTATTCGCGTCGGTGTCGGAGCAGTCCCTCAGTTCATGGTCATGGCCGACTGGGTTCTCAGTCGGTTCATGAAAGAAGAGTTCCAAGCGCTCGAAAGCGCACTCAGTCAGTCCGTCGAAGCGGTCGAATGCGCCGTCCAGCATGGCGTTCAAACCGCAATGAATCGTTACAACCGCAAGGTCACGTCAGGAAGTGACAAGTCCCAAGAGTCTCAATAA
- a CDS encoding 50S ribosomal protein L25, translated as MKDQTPTLQATKRDRVGSRYSRRIRENGGLPAIVYGHGQEPMPITVDAKIALRHFYSGDKVFQLALEGDTSGGDHYILLKELQFDHLGTGIVHCDFARVDLTERVKVRVPLHLIGDAKGLKSVGAILMHPLETIELECLLTNLPDFIEVDVSNLDVGQILHASDLQLPLPTMVLLTDPHAIVAQIVVQVEQAETSGEAAELGAKTSEPEVVGRKPKPEDE; from the coding sequence ATGAAAGACCAGACACCAACATTGCAAGCCACCAAGCGCGACCGCGTCGGTTCACGCTACAGCCGCCGCATCCGCGAGAACGGCGGACTCCCCGCCATCGTCTACGGACACGGCCAGGAACCCATGCCCATCACCGTCGATGCAAAAATCGCCCTGCGACACTTCTACAGCGGCGACAAAGTCTTCCAACTCGCACTCGAAGGTGATACCTCCGGCGGCGATCACTACATCCTCCTCAAGGAACTCCAGTTCGACCACCTCGGCACCGGCATCGTCCATTGCGACTTCGCCCGCGTCGATCTCACCGAACGCGTCAAAGTCCGTGTCCCCCTTCACCTCATCGGCGACGCAAAGGGGCTCAAGTCCGTCGGCGCGATTCTCATGCACCCGCTCGAAACCATCGAACTCGAGTGTCTGCTGACCAACCTGCCCGACTTCATCGAAGTCGATGTCTCCAACCTCGACGTCGGACAGATTCTTCACGCCAGCGACCTGCAACTCCCCTTGCCCACAATGGTCCTCCTCACCGATCCGCATGCCATCGTCGCGCAGATCGTCGTGCAGGTCGAACAGGCCGAAACCTCCGGTGAAGCCGCCGAACTCGGTGCCAAGACCTCCGAACCCGAAGTCGTAGGCCGCAAGCCCAAGCCCGAGGACGAGTAA
- a CDS encoding ribose-phosphate pyrophosphokinase, protein MKTGESNGLRIFSGRHSRELSLRVCEHLGQPLGDAKTIIFPDGEMLVKLEEDVRGRDCYVIISTCEPVNDNLVELLIFTDCLKRASARQVTLVIPYFGYGRQDRKDEGRVPITAKLVANMIAAARADRVLTIDLHAAQIQGFFDLPVDHLSATPVFLDYFTAMREELGDLCLVSPDVGNVKVAEGLANLLSGDLAIINKRRLSGSTVAVGNLIGNVSGKTVLMFDDMISTAGTVCEAAKLVMEHGAHDVIAACTHPVLVGMAMERLADSPISRLVVTDTIPAGTRCDPIRDKLVQLSVGQLLGEAIQRIHENRSVSALFGRTAGMKR, encoded by the coding sequence ATGAAAACGGGCGAAAGCAACGGGCTTCGGATCTTTTCCGGTCGGCACTCGCGCGAACTGTCCCTGCGCGTCTGCGAACATCTCGGCCAACCCCTCGGCGACGCCAAAACCATCATCTTCCCCGACGGCGAAATGCTCGTCAAACTCGAAGAAGACGTCCGAGGACGCGACTGCTACGTCATCATCTCAACCTGCGAGCCGGTCAACGACAATCTCGTCGAGTTGCTCATCTTCACCGACTGCCTCAAGCGAGCCTCAGCCCGCCAGGTCACACTCGTCATTCCATACTTCGGCTACGGCCGCCAGGACCGCAAGGACGAAGGCCGCGTCCCTATCACCGCCAAACTCGTCGCCAACATGATCGCCGCCGCTCGCGCCGACCGCGTGCTCACGATCGACCTCCATGCCGCCCAGATTCAGGGCTTCTTCGATCTCCCTGTCGATCACCTCTCCGCAACTCCTGTCTTCCTCGACTACTTCACCGCAATGCGAGAAGAACTCGGCGATCTCTGCCTCGTCAGCCCCGATGTCGGCAATGTCAAAGTCGCCGAAGGACTCGCAAACCTGCTCTCGGGCGATCTGGCAATCATCAACAAACGCCGCCTCAGCGGAAGCACAGTCGCCGTCGGCAACCTCATCGGCAACGTCTCGGGCAAAACCGTCCTGATGTTCGATGACATGATCTCGACCGCAGGCACCGTCTGCGAAGCAGCCAAACTCGTCATGGAGCACGGCGCACACGACGTCATCGCCGCCTGTACTCACCCCGTCCTGGTCGGCATGGCCATGGAACGCCTCGCCGACTCACCCATCAGCCGGCTCGTCGTCACCGACACCATCCCCGCAGGCACACGCTGCGATCCAATCCGAGACAAGCTCGTGCAGCTCTCCGTAGGACAGCTGCTCGGCGAAGCCATTCAGAGAATTCATGAAAACCGTTCGGTCAGTGCGCTCTTCGGGCGCACGGCGGGCATGAAACGTTAG
- a CDS encoding NTP transferase domain-containing protein yields MHHPSAIILAAGKGTRMNSDLPKVCHPIGGRPMVCAVIDACLDAGCQRIVLVVGYRHQDVRDAVASYGQRIEFALQTQQLGTGHAVQSAAELFTIERRTPGHEVLVLCGDGPLIRASTLQQVLARHRLKHAAATLATSVIDDPDGYGRIVRNPDGSFDAIVEQKNCTPEQRLIREVNPSYYCFDCARLFETLTRVERDTISGEYYLTPVPTLLKRAGHIVEVIDAVPPEDVLSINTPEQLALVDRVYRARATDQMHERGGVR; encoded by the coding sequence GTGCATCACCCATCAGCGATCATTCTGGCAGCAGGCAAAGGCACACGGATGAACTCCGACCTGCCCAAGGTCTGTCATCCCATCGGAGGCCGCCCGATGGTCTGCGCCGTGATCGATGCATGCCTCGATGCAGGATGCCAGCGCATCGTCCTTGTCGTCGGCTATCGCCATCAGGATGTCCGCGATGCTGTTGCCTCCTATGGCCAGCGTATCGAGTTTGCCCTGCAGACCCAGCAACTCGGCACCGGTCACGCTGTACAGTCCGCCGCCGAACTCTTCACCATCGAGCGACGCACCCCGGGGCACGAAGTCCTTGTCCTCTGTGGCGACGGGCCCCTCATCCGCGCTTCGACTCTCCAGCAAGTCCTCGCTCGCCATCGCCTCAAGCACGCCGCCGCCACTCTCGCCACCAGCGTCATCGACGATCCCGACGGCTACGGCCGCATCGTCCGCAACCCCGACGGCTCGTTCGACGCCATCGTCGAACAGAAAAACTGCACTCCAGAGCAACGCCTCATCCGCGAAGTCAACCCGAGCTACTACTGCTTCGACTGCGCTCGACTCTTCGAAACACTCACACGCGTCGAGCGAGACACCATCTCGGGCGAGTATTACCTGACTCCGGTGCCCACTCTTCTCAAACGCGCAGGCCACATCGTCGAAGTGATCGATGCAGTGCCGCCCGAGGATGTGCTGAGCATCAACACGCCGGAACAGTTGGCACTGGTCGATCGCGTGTATCGCGCACGCGCGACCGATCAGATGCACGAAAGGGGTGGGGTCCGATGA